The sequence below is a genomic window from Alosa alosa isolate M-15738 ecotype Scorff River chromosome 5, AALO_Geno_1.1, whole genome shotgun sequence.
TGGTTTTGTTCATTTACTCACACAAGCATGAGACTGTCTTGCTGGTCTCATTGCAGGTGAAGTCATAGAAGTTTGTGTAGGGACTGTCCAAAGTAGACTGGCAGGCACTGTGGTTCTGAGCAAGGCCATAGCAGTCGTCATGCACCACACAGCACCTGGAAGAATGAAGGAATTGCTTTGATCTTAAAATAAAGTGGTCACACTCACCCCAACAGTTTCTCATAATAACTAGAGGAATGCAACAATGAACACTGGTGTCCTGTGTGCTGTCACAAATTGTAAAAGTAcatgaatgaaataaaaataaatggttAGATATCCTGACTAAATGTATGTAAGGGATGATGGCCACAGATGTGTCATGCAACAGAAGTAATGGATGAGACTATATAAACCGTTACAGTGATGATACATGGGGTATGAAGTGCCCAAGCAAAATCAGGAGCATTggccagcaacattgctcaagaTGCCTTGTGGCCATCATCAGCTTTAGACTATCGCCTATCCTTCCCTCTGACCTGTCCAGGTCGTCAACCGGTGTGCCTCCTCCTCCAAGCCCACAGTAGCAGCCGTAGTCTCCAAAGTCCAGCAGAGGGTTGCTGTTTGGTAGAGTGCACTTGATCATCTCTCTGAACTGGATCAGGTTGCGCTCAGGCACTGACAAATCTGAGAGGATGAAAACACGTTAACTTTAACAAACAAATCTAAGGGCTAAGGCCACAATGAATAGATTACACATATAACTGAATAAATAAactaaaatata
It includes:
- the LOC125294691 gene encoding phospholipase A2, minor isoenzyme-like translates to MSPLPSLFFFSLCLPLYLSVPERNLIQFREMIKCTLPNSNPLLDFGDYGCYCGLGGGGTPVDDLDRCCVVHDDCYGLAQNHSACQSTLDSPYTNFYDFTCNETSKTVSCLSSNDECDMFICDCDRVAAECFAGAPYNASNNNLPSGTCSAALGPPFPSVSVCPMTALVFLLLTVLQRNLSY